ctttatatatatataaaaaactattattttattttctcattacatttatatctcactattcctccatatacagtggtacctctggttaagaacttaattcgttccggaggtccgttcttaacctgaaactgttcttaacctgaggtaccactttagctaatggggcctcccactgctgccaagccgccaccgcatgatttctgttctcatcctgaagcaaagttcttaacccgaggtactatttctgggttagcagagtctgtaacctgaagcgtctgtaacctgaagcgtttgtaacccgaggtaccactgtattccatattttcttttgttttcgaGCAAAAAGATTTTGTGCACTGTTCTTCACCGTGTTTAGACATCTGATAATATACAGTTACCATATTTTAAAGTGAAAACTCAGACACAAAAAGTTTGTTTTTCCGGGGTTGGGGGCAAAGTTCCGATATGGACTGCCATACGCgcaggtttccccagacattttagcCGCTTTGTCATTTTCGGCGGACGAATCCCAGCTACGCCCGaaaaattccagacgtatggcagccctaggtaaTACAACTTCTCATAAGAACAAGCAAACAGTTTTGCGtggatgttactggcccagagatggaaagaaaataaagtccctaccagagaagaatggcagatggcattaatggactatgctgaaatggctaaaatgacaggaagaatcagaaatcaggaagaccaaaattttaataaggaacgggggaaatttataacttatcttaaagaccattttaaacagttaaaatcattagtagcattggaatatcacttgcaatttaatggtgaattttggatacaatgcAGAGATAAAAgatctggattattataaaagatacaggaggaaatgattaacagtaggacccacaaagaggaggaaggaagtccaagaaattactgtatttttccatttataagaccccccccccatgtataagacaccccctacttTGGGGGACCCCAActttagaaaatgggcatatgcactatccgtgtataagacacccccaaatttttaaccttattttaaagtaaaaaacacccttgtcttatacatggaaaagtacagtaattgGAGTCTAGTTTTTATGTTGCATGTTGGATATGTCACAGTAAAAAttcaatctgaaaaaccaaatgaataaatttcttttttttaaaaacacaaaacaaaaaaccaagcaaaCATTACGTGCCATGAGCGTACAATTTCTGAAACTGTGTACACCAGTAGTTGAGCCATACacttggagggccgagtttgaggaagcctggtctagttgTTGCATAGCGTTAGATCTAGAGatttactgtattggcctgaatataagcctcactttccccccaaattccaactgtgaaaagttaaagtgcagcttatattcgcgacaggacgcgggtggcactgtggtttaaatcacagagcctaggacttgccaatcagaaggtcggtggttcgaatccccgtgacggggtgagctcccattgttcagtccctgctcctgcccacctagcagttcgaaagcacgtcaaagtgcaagtagataaataggtaccgctctggcgggaaggtaaatggcgtttccgtgcactgctctggttctccagaagcggcttagtcttgctggccacatgacccggaagctgtacgccggctccctaggccaataaagcaagatgagcgccgcaacctcagagtcggccatgactggacctaatggtcaggggtccctttatctttacctttttatatttgcgaccttacggtatgcagcctgGAGTGcggggcaaacagcgccaggagtgCGGCAAAGCAGCGCCTGCCCCATGCATAGTCCCCCCGTCCTCTCCcacaaggccaggaagggagagagcgaggaaggggaaacacAGCGAggctcccccgcccccgcccagTATGctgccaggagcagcgaggaatggagctgcttatatttgggtattttttcttgtcccccccccactccaattttaaaggtgtggcttatattcgggtgtggcgtatattcgggccaatacggtatttagGGTGTActtctgtgcatgtctactcagaagcagaccccactgagttcaatggtcaGTTGTAGCCTCACCCATCCCGGGTTCTTACCTTACCTTCCTTTAAAGAAGTGAGAGCAACATAGCAATCTCACAATGACCCTTTTGAGGTAGGTTGGAATTCAAGGGACTTGGCCACAGGCACTCACTGTGAGGTGAGATCTGAACCGGACTTTGCTCCATCCATGCCCACCATGCTTTCCAGCACATTGTGCCGCATCATTCCCAAATCAGTGCATTTTCTTTGGGAATCAAGCCATTGcaatatatagatataaataaataagaggaagGGAACCCATTTAGAAAAGGACTGAAAGGTACAGAGAGGTCTCCAGGTGGGAGCTTCAGGGTTTATTTCTGGAATAGACTTCAGACGACACTGTGCAGTGGTATGTCTCGTTCCCTCGCTTGCCCGTTGGCCAGCTTTGGATCTGCGATGAAGTCCAAGTCTTTTGGCAAGGGTCACAGGTCTTTTCTCCTGCTGCAGGCTGCGCGGCTGCCCATTGGCGTGCGGTTTTGGGTACTGCAGGTTCCATCCGTCCAGTGTTTCTACTGCCCCACCTCCCGGTCTTCTACCGTGAAAGCTTTTGAATCCCATCTCCTTGGGCTCCATCTTGTCGCACCAGAAGCTTTCTCCGTTGGCACCTCTGAAGGTGGCAGCATAAGCACTGCCCCCCCTCCAGTTGTGACCCCAGACCGCTCTGTAGCTCCACCTTTGTCAATATCGCTTTAAGCATCTGTTCTTTCCCTCCCTACAGCAGCTCCAACAAGTCACACAGCTTCATCTGCCTTAATCGATCCTAGCGTTGAGCGATCTGGAAGTGTCTTTGTTTAAGAGGGCTCCTTTCAGCCAGGTGTTTTTCGCCACCTGCCCCACTCCAGGCCGAGAGGCTGGGCTGAACTGAAGCAGTAGGGCGATGAGGGCTTTGCAGGCCTCGGGCAACGGGCCCAGGCCGTCTGGGTAGAACACCCCCTTCTTCTGTCGGCGCGGCATGCTGTGGATATGGGTGTCGTCAAAGGGCATGCAGCCAGTCACCATCACATAAAGGACGACCCCCAGGCTCCACACGTCGTACTTTTTGGGGTCGTAGGGAATGCCCAGCAGTACCTCAGGGGAGGCGTAGGCAGCCGATCCGCAGTAAGTGGTGCTTAAGTCTGGGTAGCCGCGGGACTCCCTGCCAAAGCCAAAGTCAGTCAGCTTTGCTCGGCGCCCGTCAGCGGTGAGCAGCACGTTCTCGCACTTGAGGTCCCGGTGCACCAAGTTCCGGTCGTGCAAGTAGCGCACGGCAGCCACTACCTGGACGAAGATGTCCCGGGCGTCTGGAACGCAGGGCAGCTTCCCCAGCTGTTGCACCAGCTGCAGCAGGTCGGTGGAAGCGGCTTCCATCACGATGTAGAGCTTCCCATTGCAGACTTCGATGAACTCAAAGACGCGTACAATGTTCGGGTGGCGGATGGTTCGTAAGATGGACAGCTCTCGCGGGAGAAACTTGTGGACGAAATCGGGGGGTGCCCGGCGTCGGTCTACCACCTTGATGGCTAGGGGCCCCTTGTACTTGGCCGAGGTGGCTACTCTCACCTTAGAATAGCTCCCCTCCCCCAGTGTTTGGCCTAGCTTGTAGCCAAGCTCACTTAGCCACCTGTCCCCTCCAGAACTCTTCGACATGGTGCAGGGTGCCGCGGAGAGCTCTGATGGGTTTGACCGGGACTTAGATATTAAAACTGGGACCGGAGGCTTTAACCCATTGTGTGTGGTAGATGTTAACCTGCACCCCCTCCCATGTTGCCACTGAGTGCTTAAGACAGCAGCTTTATACAACCTTATCCCAGGGTATTGTGATGTGCTAGAGGTGTCATGGGGTCACCCATCCTTGGGTTGCCAAGGCTGCTGTGCTTGCCTCCTTCATTTCACCTCTACTTGTAGGACATGCACAAAACTCAGTGGTTGTAACATCTCTCCTCTGATTACCAGTGTACCTCTATTCCTTTGGTCTAGCGTTACGGCAATGTGGTCATAAGGACTTCAGCAAAAGCGTTCCCGATGGGAGTTTTATTCTCACAAGAAGTGAGGTTGATGGGGGAACATCTGGTGCCTCCACCTCGAAAGATCTCAGGTAGCTTGCTGGAAAATGTCCCCTTCTGAATtcccagagaactgctgccaagaTGGACAGTGCACATTCTCAGCTAACCTGGGTCATTTGAGTGCTTTGTtgtataaataacaataacaataatatttttactctgcccatctggctgggtttccctagccactctgggtgacttccaacgaaatattaaaaatacaataaaacatcaaacattacaaacttccctaaacagggctgccttcaaatgtcttctaaaagtcagatagttgtttatttccttgacatctgatgggagggtgttccacagagtgggcgccactaccaagaaggccctctgcctggttccctgtaacttcgcttctcacagtgagggaaccgccagaatatTTCAGTTCTTATCATACAGCTGAACAGTTCACCACTTGAAATTTCTGCTCTGAGAGGAGCCAAGGGGAAATCCATGTTTATTATTGCAAGAAGGATTCATGTAAAGGTTGTTCCTCcaatacattttaaagaaattattCTACGCTTTAGTTTTTCCTCATTATTtccatttgttcatttattttatttcataaaatttatacattgtaaaaaacaaaacccctctcAAAGCGGTTTTCATATTATATTCTTTTAAATGATTTGCCATAGGTTAGATGTGTTTGTGATCTTGCTAACCCTTTATGTTTCCAGTGTCTgtggttctttctttctctctgttgcaaagaactctgggagaCCCCTTTGCATCTTCCCATTTGCAACAGCTCAAGGAAGTATGAGACAGGGTAAAAAGGTACTAACTGAACTTGTAAGCTGGGCAGATTTGTTAAATTTCATATGATTGGTTTAAATTTGGTAGTAAAGCAGGCAATGGATAGGATCACTGAATCTAGGCATActgtcaataaataaaaaaaattggcaacGGTAAGGTGTAGCCTTTGATGCACAGTCTTCATAGGAACAACCCTATTCAGGCTTAAGATACGATTCTGCTGAACAACTTCTCAGCATCATTTGGTTTCTGTGGTGGAAAGGGTGGGCAGTTTTGCAAGATTACAGGATTTTCCAAAGTAGCTTTATATAAAATGATGTAGCATgataattgttaagttgtgggtgaacatatcagacgacacagcgattcttcaaacagctcttgtttattcacaggccagaacagaactgaactgaagggttcagtcagcctgcttatatagagctccagtacaacgtaattgtaacaattttctaaaactatccaatcactgcacGTCACTTTTGAtcacttatttgcataactatctacagtatccccctgctggcccagggtgagaacttcagtacataacaataataatgtttgTGCGTATGGCAGAGCAGTGTtcgaaactgagatatgaaagctaggaactAAATAGCAGCTTAAACCTAGGATATGGGtgccacaacggaatgtctaggcgcacttttttatagaaagaatacaaagctgaaaatgaatgaacggcagttaaaatattatgttcatttttcacatggtctattccttcccctgcccacccccataaTATTctgaagagggtctcttctccagtaaacagagagtagctggaagcggggaggcagaaaagggtcctcctttccttccactctgaagttttaacctgaaatcttaggtgcagcaCTAcgctcagagctcagaaactgctcgcgctaatgaaattccctgttgcaaaatgggcctggaacaatgggagttttgaacgctGCGGAAGAGTATCTTCAGGGTTTCTTCCCACCTTTACTAAAGTGTTTATTTCTTGTTTACTTTGCCAAGCAAGACTCTATTTGAAAATTAGGTGTACATAGAAGTAAGTGCACACgggacgcgagtggtgctgtggtgtaaaccacagagcctagggcttgccgatcggaaggttggcggtttgaatccctacgacggggtgagctcccattgcccggtccctgctcctgccaacctagcagttcgaaagcacgtcaaagtgcaagtagataaataggtaccgctctgacaggaaggtaaacggcatttccgtgcactgctctggttcgccagaagtggcttagtcatgctggccacatgacccggaagctgtacgccagcttccttggTCAGTAAAGagtgatgagcaccgcaaccccagaatggtccacaactggacctaacggtcaggggcccctttacctttagaagtaCTGTTCTTTGCCCTACCAAGAGCATAGGCCCTAATCCTCtagttcagggtttcccaaacttggttttccagctgtttttggactatagttctcatcatccctgaccactggtcctgctagctaggaatgatgggagttgtagtccaataacagctggagacccaagtttgctttAGGAGATAGTGGAAGATaaatgttatgtattcagtggtctgtgtttgcctgagcttgagtctggtctaacgattctgagctcctgtgttctgattcaatacatgatatccagtcacagaacatttcaggatttgggcctctgccattggcccttaaactctgagtcatgattcgcagcttggaagttcagACAGCCAATTGCGTTGGGAgtaggagtggcccaggccttcagaaatgtacataagcagttgctttgcccctgttgtccagttctgttagttcaataaagttCTCGTTGTTATCACCTTGTCCTGCCTTGTGGGAACTTACCTACACTTCAATAAACATGGTCAGTTAAAACCAAAAGGTGTGGGAACAGGAGTACCCCTTTAAACAGTTGCAAGGTAAAGCTTAGGTTAGGCTTATTGGTTGTAAGTTAAGAAAATGACCACTTGGTTGTCTATTAGGCTCCCTCCAGATCTGTGTTTTGCTGCCCCTTGTTCATTTCGAAAGGTTTTGAGAGCCATGACATCCTTCCAGGGTTTAGGCAAGTCCCCATgtatccaagtacagtggtgccccgcaagacgaatgcctcacaagacgaaaaactcgctagacgaaagggttttccgctttttgagtcgttccgcaagacaaatttccctatgggcttgcttcgcaagacgaaatgtcttgcgagttcttgcgagtttgtttcctttttcttaaagccgctaagtcgctaagccgttaatagccgctaagccactaagccgctaagccgttaatagccgctaagccgctaagcgccgtgcttcgcaagacgaaaaaaccgtaagacgaagagactcacggaacggattaattttgtcttgcgaggcaccactgtagcacatttcccccccacctccctgatCTGGTAGGGCTCTAATCTTCTGGGTCAGGTTTGGACTTTGTCTAGTCTTACCGATGTCTATTAGGCTGTTATGTCCACCTGCCCATTTCCCCTGTAGCCCAGAGCAGCAGGTCTGCTGCTTCCAAACTTGCAAGCCCTCTTGGCTGGCTACGGCCGAGAATCCTGACATTGAAATCAGGCCCGTTTAACAGAGCTATCTGCATAGGCAGAGGATGGAGATGGTTTTGAACGTCCTGCCCAACATCCATCGCCGCACAGGGCCAGACCCACAGAGAGACTTTCCATTCGGTTCGATCCTAGAGTTTCTattgaagtggtttagtcataaaAACGCCTTTCTGCAGAGGCAACCATCCAGCTTCCTGGCTTCACGAAACGATGGGAAATGAGGGGGAGGGGTTGGTTGGGGACGTGGAAGAAGCAGCAAGCTACATTTACGAAAGCCAATAATTAAAACCAAAGCGGAGGAAAAAGAGCGAGAGAAGCAAGTATCCACTTCCAAAAATGTTAAGTCTAGGAGTCTGCATGCCACGAAGGCGATTATTTTAGCACAGGAGGAAAACCGAGCTGCTGGCCAACTGTAGGATGCCACCTACTTTTGTGGGCAGCTTATTAATTCCAGGCGCTTAACATGAACGAATCATAGCTACAGATGAACTCTTTGGTGCCCTTTTTAGCATGAGCAAAAACCATACCAAGAAAGCAGACGTGAATGGTATGAGTGTTTTTTCCCTAGTTTTCATCTGGAGGTCAGAATTCCCCTTTCCTTCACCTTGTTCAGTTCCCCTGGAGAAATTcagaaatgttccccacccccagtccctaATGGAACAGACATGCTGGGTGCATCTAGACACACCCAAAAAGTGATTtggttatggttttcccagtagtgatgtatggaagtgagagctggaccataaagaaggctgatcgccgaagaattgatgcttttgaattatggtgctggaggagactcttgagagtcccgtggactgcaagaagatctctccattctgaaggaaatcagccctgagtgctcactggaaggacagatgaggctccagtactttggccacctcatgagaagagaagactccctggaaaagaccctgatgttgggaaagatggagggcacaaggaaaaggggacaacagaggacaagatggttggacagtgttctcgaagctaccagcatgagtttaaccgaactgcgggaggccgtggaagacaggagtgcatggcgtgctctggtccatggagtcatgaagagtcggacacgactaaacgactaaacaacaaaaaaaacttcATACAGGGATATCCCGTTGGcaaaagacgggactccacagcgccatctggtgtcacagtgttataacacatataaagcGCTTTATCTTTATGCATGTAGCTGACTCCACTGTTAATGATGTGCATATGTATAAATATAATGGTT
The Podarcis muralis chromosome 1, rPodMur119.hap1.1, whole genome shotgun sequence DNA segment above includes these coding regions:
- the LOC114584637 gene encoding testis-specific serine/threonine-protein kinase 6-like, translating into MSKSSGGDRWLSELGYKLGQTLGEGSYSKVRVATSAKYKGPLAIKVVDRRRAPPDFVHKFLPRELSILRTIRHPNIVRVFEFIEVCNGKLYIVMEAASTDLLQLVQQLGKLPCVPDARDIFVQVVAAVRYLHDRNLVHRDLKCENVLLTADGRRAKLTDFGFGRESRGYPDLSTTYCGSAAYASPEVLLGIPYDPKKYDVWSLGVVLYVMVTGCMPFDDTHIHSMPRRQKKGVFYPDGLGPLPEACKALIALLLQFSPASRPGVGQVAKNTWLKGALLNKDTSRSLNARID